A single Oryctolagus cuniculus chromosome 18, mOryCun1.1, whole genome shotgun sequence DNA region contains:
- the LOC100351451 gene encoding histamine H3 receptor — MEPNASGNACAPGLVPEPGWALHPGPHAAHFSAPAAALLAALMALLALATVLGNALVVVAFAVDRSLRSRGNFFFLNLAVADLLVGGFCIPLYIPYVLTGTWKFGKGLCKVWLVTDYLMCTASVFNIVLISYDRFLSVTRAVTYRAQKDMTRSAISKMALVWVAAFLLYGPAIIGWEYMAKSSILPQGECYAEFFYNWYFLMTTSVIEFFTPFISITYFNLSIYTNIRKRTSLRKANTGPSHDSLEMDFQRRQNKHFIFFKSAERTSQKRKDQDIPLTHKGSSLGVCRTQDLPPLQVDHGMRATQWRQNHYRADKVCNAPGQLDLRSTRASRLQLSRDKRVAKSLAIIVCVFGLCWAPYTLLMIIRAACHGTCIQHSLYETSFWLLWLNSAINPVLYPLCHVSFRKAFIKLLCPGKAKIHPHMYV; from the exons ATGGAGCCCAACGCGTCGGGCAACGCGTGCGCCCCGGGGCTGGTGCCGGAGCCCGGCTGGGCGCTGCACCCCGGGCCGCACGCCGCCCACTTCTCGGCGCCCGCTGCCGCGCTGCTGGCGGCGCTCATGGCTCTGCTGGCGCTGGCCACGGTGCTGGGCAACGCGCTAGTCGTGGTGGCCTTCGCCGTGGACCGCAGCCTGCGCTCCCGCGGCAACTTCTTCTTCCTCAACTTGGCGGTCGCCGACCTGCTGGTGG GCGGTTTCTGCATCCCACTATACATCCCCTACGTCCTGACCGGGACATGGAAGTTCGGGAAGGGGCTGTGTAAAGTGTGGCTGGTGACGGATTACCTGATGTGCACCGCCTCGGTCTTCAACATCGTCCTCATCAGCTACGACAGGTTCCTCTCCGTCACCAGGGCG GTGACTTACAGGGCCCAGAAAGACATGACCAGGAGTGCCATCTCCAAGATGGCGCTGGTGTGGGTGGCAGCATTCCTCCTGTACGGGCCTGCCATCATCGGCTGGGAGTACATGGCCAAAAGCAGCATCCTGCCCCAGGGGGAGTGCTACGCTGAGTTCTTCTACAACTGGTACTTCCTCATGACGACTTCCGTCATTGAGTTCTTCACCCCCTTCATCAGCATCACTTACTTCAACTTGAGCATCTATACCAACATTCGGAAGCGCACTTCCCTGAGGAAggccaacactggccccagccatGACAGCTTGGAGATGGACTTCCAGAGGAGGCAAAACAAACACTTCATATTTTTCAAGTCAGCTGAGAGGACAAGCCAGAAGAGAAAAGACCAGGACATCCCCCTTACACACAAGGGGTCTTCCTTGGGTGTTTGCAGGACTCAAGATTTACCCCCTCTCCAGGTGGACCATGGAATGAGAGCAACCCAGTGGCGGCAGAATCACTACAGGGCAGACAAGGTCTGCAATGCCCCAGGGCAGCTGGACCTCCGCAGCACTAGGGCCAGCCGCCTGCAGCTCTCCCGGGACAAGCGAGTGGCTAAGTCGCTGGCCATCATCGTGTGTGTGTTCGGCCTGTGCTGGGCTCCCTACACTTTGCTGATGATCATCCGAGCTGCCTGCCATGGGACATGCATCCAGCACTCTCTCTATGAAACATCCTTCTGGCTCCTCTGGTTGAACTCAGCTATCAACCCTGTCCTGTATCCACTGTGCCATGTGAGTTTCAGAAAAGCATTCATCaaactgctgtgccctgggaaggccaAGATCCACCCTCATATGTACGTGTGA